The Solea senegalensis isolate Sse05_10M linkage group LG4, IFAPA_SoseM_1, whole genome shotgun sequence genome includes a region encoding these proteins:
- the LOC122768442 gene encoding transcription initiation factor TFIID subunit 1-like isoform X5, whose translation MSDSDSDEDQDRPFSITGFLFGNINEDGQLEDDSVLDNESKKHLAGLGSLGLSSLITEITANEDDDQVGNRDSAGVDAEGWVKSTEDAVDYSDISEVAEDETKKYRQAMGTLQPSRKADDEDDYDADCEDIDSKLMPPPPPPTLPTPIKKEEPSSQTTTVGEEGDGIILPSIIAPSSTADKVDFSSSSDSESETDRPGQGSGDGGSPDRLTLPLAGIMQKDAAKALPGVTELFPEFRPGKVLRFLRLFGPGKSMPSVWRSARRKKKRKHRDHQPGTPPPEGEPTEQSPDKKSGWIYEYAPPPPPEQCLSDDEITMMAPVESKFSQTCGDGDKEIESRPKVAEWRYGPAQLWYDMLGIPEDGSNFNYGFKLKDLVNEPPDQDTPKEITETAQETSADDNVDGDNTDGDKDRADLENELFLMVTQLQWEDDIIWNGEDVKHKGTKTQRASLAGWLPSSMTRNANAYNAQQGLTRSNSQLVPPTPPPLPKASSISGSKRDKISHDNQAASLEEDCPWFSIFPIDNEELVYGRWEDHIIWDDQEMYRMLSPPVLTLDPNDENIILEIPDEKEETTSHSPSKENKKEPALKKSRILLGKTGVIKDEPQQNMSQPEVKDPWNLSNDEFYYPKQQGLRGTFGGNIIQHSIPALELRQPFFPTHMGPMKLRQFHRNTLKKYSFGALAQPGPHPAQPLLKQIKKKAKMREQERQASGGGDMFFMRTSQDLTGKDGDLVLAEYSEEYPPLIMQVGMASKIKNYYKRKPGKDPGAPDCKYGETVYCHTSPFLGSLHPGQLLQAFENNLFRAPIYLHKMPETDFLILRTRHGYFIRELVDMFVVGQECPLYEVPGPNSKRANTHIRDFLQVFIYRLFWKSKDRPRRIRMEDIKKAFPSHSESSIRKRLKLCADFKRTGMDSNWWVLKPDFRLPTEEEIRAMVSPEQCCAYYSMLVAEQRLKDAGYGEKSFFAPEEENEEDFQMKIDDEVRTAPWNTTRAFISAMKGKCLLEVTGVADPTGCGEGFSYVKVPNKPTQQKDDKEPQPAKKTVTGTDADLRRLSLKNAKQLLRKFGVPEEEIKKLSRWEVIDVVRTMSTEQARSGEGPMSKFARGSRFSVAEHQERYKEECQRIFDLQNKVLESTEVLSTDTDSSSAEDSDFEEMGKNIENMLQNKKTSSQLSREREEQERKELQRMLMGEESDRDHKGRKERRKGLSSSLSTSSHKDDDTSSVTSLNSSATGRRLKIYRTFRDEDGKEYVRCETVRKASVIDAYTRIRTTKDDEFIRKFALFDEQHREEMRKERRRIQEQLRRLKRNQEKDKIKGPPEKKAKKAKERPDLKVKLKCGACGAIGHMRTNKFCPLYYQTNAPPSNPVAMTEEQEEELEKTVIHNDNEELIKVEGTKIVLGKQLIESADEVRRKSLVLKFPKQQLPPKKKRRVGNAVHCDYLNKPHKAIHRRRTDPMVTLSSVLESIINDMRDHPNTYPFHTPVNAKVVKDYYKIITRPMDLQTLRENVRKRMYPSREEFREAVEVIVKNSATYNGAKHPITQVAQSMLDLCDNKLKEKEDRLVRLEKAINPLLDDDDQVAFSFILDNIVTQKMMVVLDSWPFHHPVNKKFVPDYYKVIINPMDLETLRKNISKHKYQNRETFLSDVGLVHANSIKYNGPDSPYTKTALEIVNVCKQTLAEYDEHLTQLEKDISTAKEAALDAADFESLDPMTPGPYTPQGRHMRRPGEEESDVDIEGFEEEDDGKPKTPAPAEDAEGDLEDEDDEEDMLLPPRRRLHDHDDEEEEEDEGEDGRSNRPAQASVLYQDLLMSDGEDDASEEEGDNPFSSIHLSESGSDSDREMDVRPPPPRRAQETARMGMEQDESMMSYDGDGGPHMEDSNVRYKHFIHTGYQSVS comes from the exons ATGTCTGACTCTGACAGCGATGAGGATCAAGATCGTCCTTTCTCTATCACAGGATTTCTCTTTGGAAATATCAATGAAGATGGACAGCTAGAGGATGACAGTGTTTTGGACAAT GAGTCCAAAAAGCATCTCGCTGGTTTGGGCTCTTTGGGTCTGAGCTCACTCATCACTGAGATCACTGCTAATGAAGACGATGATCAAGTGGGAAACAGAGACTCTGCTGGTGTGGATGCAGAAG GTTGGGTGAAAAGCACAGAAGATGCAGTTGATTATTCTGACATCAGTGAAGTTGCTGAggatgagacaaaaaagtacCGTCAGGCCATGGGGACTTTGCAGCCCAGCAGGAAAGCAG ATGATGAGGATGACTATGATGCAGACTGCGAGGATATTGATTCTAAGCTcatgcctcctcctccaccaccaacTCTCCCAACACCCATTAAGAAAGAAGAACCATCCTCTCAGACCACTACTg TTGGCGAAGAGGGCGATGGCATCATCCTGCCCTCCATTATTGCACCATCATCTACGGCTGATAAGGTTGACTTCAGCAGCTCCTCAGACTCTGAGTCAGAAACTGATCGTCCCGGTCAGGGGTCCGGTGATGGAGGATCCCCAGACAGGCTCACCCTTCCTCTTGCTGGCATCATGCAGAAGGATGCAGCTAAAGCACTGCCCGGTGTCACAGAGCTCTTCCCAGAATTTAGGCCTGGAAAG GTGCTTAGGTTCTTACGACTGTTCGGTCCTGGGAAAAGCATGCCATCCGTGTGGAGGAGTGCCCGCAGGAAGAAGAAGCGGAAGCACCGGGACCATCAGCCTGGGACTCCTCCTCCAGAAGGAGAACCTACAGAGCAAAGCCCGGATAAGAAGTCTGGTTGGATTTATGAATATGCACCCCCTCCACCGCCAGAGCAGTGTCTCTCTGATGATGAG ATAACCATGATGGCTCCAGTAGAATCTAAGTTCTCACAGACCTGTGGTGATGGGGATAAGGAGATCGAGTCTCGGCCTAAAGTAGCAGAATGGCGATACGGTCCTGCGCAGCTCTGGTACGACATGCTGGGCATCCCAGAGGATGGAAGCAATTTCAACTATGGGTTTAAGCTAAAAGATCTAGTCAATGAGCCTCCTGACCAGGACACACCTAAAGAAATCACAGAGACTGCTCAAGAG aCCTCAGCTGATGACAACGTGGATGGTGATAATACTGATGGCGATAAAGACAGAGCAGACCTTGAGAATGAGCTCTTCCTGATGGTCACTCAACTGCAATGGGAGGATGATATTATCTGGAATGGGGAGGATGTAAAACACAAGGGCACCAAGACTCAGAGGGCCAGTCTGGCTGGATGGCTCCCTTCGAGTATGACACGCAATGCCAATGCTTATAATGCTCAGCAGG GTCTGACGAGAAGTAATTCACAGTTAGTGCCACCTACGCCTCCACCCTTACCCAAAGCTTCCTCGATATCTGGCTCCAAGCGGGACAAAATCAGCCATGACAATCAAG CAGCCTCTCTGGAAGAAGACTGTCCCTGGTTCTCCATTTTTCCCATTGACAATGAAGAGTTAGTGTATGGACGCTGGGAAGACCACATTATCTGGGATGACCAGGAGATGTATCGCATGCTCTCACCACCTGTTCTTACACTGGATCCTAATGATGAGAATATTATTCTtg AGATTCCAGATGAAAAGGAGGAAACAACATCCCACTCCccatcaaaagaaaacaagaaggaACCAGCACTGAAAAAGAGCCGCATCCTGCTGGGAAAGACTGGGGTGATAAAAGATGAGCCACAGCAG AACATGTCCCAGCCTGAAGTGAAGGATCCCTGGAACCTCTCCAATGATGAGTTCTACTATCCCAAACAGCAGGGCCTGAGGGGAACCTTTGGTGGGAACATCATTCAG caCTCCATCCCAGCACTTGAGCTAAGGCAGCCCTTCTTCCCCACACACATGGGCCCCATGAAGCTACGCCAGTTCCATCGAAATACTCTGAAGAAGTACTCATTTGGAGCTTTGGCTCAGCCGGGTCCACATCCTGCCCAGCCACTGCTCAAACAGATAAAGAAAAAGGCCAAG atgAGAGAGCAGGAACGGCAGGcgtcaggaggaggagacatgttTTTCATGAGGACTTCACAGGACTTGACCGGCAAAGATGGAGATCTGGTCTTGGCAGAGTACAGTGAAGAGTACCCCCCTCTCATCATGCAAGTAGGCATGGCATCCAAGATCAAAAACTACTACAAAAGG AAGCCTGGAAAGGATCCTGGAGCACCTGACTGTAAATATGGAGAGACTGTGTACTGTCACACGTCTCCTTTCCTTGGTTCTTTGCATCCTGGTCAGCTGCTTCAG gCATTTGAAAACAATCTATTCCGTGCTCCAATCTACCTTCATAAAATGCCAGAGACGGATTTTTTGATTCTGCGGACACGACATGGCTACTTCATCAGAGAGCTTGTGGACATGTTTGTGGTTGGTCAGGAGTGTCCCTTGTATGAGGTTCCTGGGCCCAACTCCAAACGAGCCAATACCCACATCAGAGACTTCCTTCAG GTGTTCATTTACCGCCTGTTCTGGAAGAGCAAGGATCGGCCCCGGAGAATCCGCATGGAGGATATAAAGAAAGCTTTTCCCTCACACTCGGAGAGCAGCATCAGGAAGCGACTGAAACTCTGTGCTGACTTCAAACGGACAG GGATGGACTCCAACTGGTGGGTGCTGAAGCCTGACTTCAGATTGCCAACAGAAGAAGAGATCAGAGCAATGGTGTCTCCAGAGCAGTGCTGTGCTTACTACAGCATGCTGGTAGCAGAGCAGCGACTCAAG GATGCTGGATATGGTGAGAAATCATTCTTTGCTCCAGAGGAGGAGAACGAAGAGGACTTTCAAATGAAGATCGATGACGAG GTGCGAACCGCTCCGTGGAACACAACAAGAGCCTTCATTTCTGCCATGAAGGGGAAATGTCTATTGGAGGTTACAGGTGTGGCTGACCCCACAGGCTGTGGAGAGGGGTTCTCCTATGTCAAAGTGCCTAACAAGCCAACTCAACAAAAG GACGACAAAGAGCCACAACCTGCCAAGAAAACAGTGACTGGAACGGATGCCGACCTGAGGAGACTTTCACTGAAGAATGCCAAACAGCTGCTGCGCAAGTTTGGTGTTCCAGAGGAAGAG ATCAAGAAACTTTCTCGCTGGGAGGTGATTGACGTAGTCAGGACCATGTCCACGGAGCAGGCCCGTTCAGGAGAGGGACCCATGAGCAAATTTGCCCGAGGGTCCCGTTTCTCTGTTGCCGAACACCAGGAGCGCTACAAGGAAGAGTGCCAGAGGATCTTTGACCTGCAGAACAA AGTTTTGGAGTCGACAGAGGTGCTCTCCACTGACACGGACAGCAGCTCGGCAGAGGACAGCGACTTCGAGGAGATGGGGAAGAACATTGAGAACATGCTGCAGAACAAAAAGACCAGCTCCCAGCTTTCACGTGAGAGGGAGGAGCAAGAGAGGAAAGAACTGCAGCGAATGCTAATGGGCGAGGAGAGTGACCGTGACCACAAGGGACGCAAGGAGCGGCGCAAAGGCTTGT CCAGTTCCTTGTCCACCAGCTCACACAAGGATGATGACACATCCTCTGTGACGAGCCTAAACTCCTCGGCTACAGGAAGGAGACTCAAAATCTACCGCACGTTCAGGGATGAGGATGGCAAGGAATATGTCCGCTGTGAGACAGTACGCAAGGCTTCCGTCATCGATGCCTACACCAGGATCAGGACCACCAAGGATGATGAATTCAT ACGCAAGTTTGCACTCTTTGATGAACAGCACAGAGAAGaaatgaggaaggaaagaagacGAATTCAAGAGCAGTTGAGGAGACTGAAGAGGAACCAAGAGAAGGATAAGATCAAGGGACCCCCAGAGAAGAAGGCCAAGAAGGCCAAGGAGAGACCAGACCTCAAGGTAAAA CTAAAGTGCGGCGCTTGTGGAGCCATAGGACACATGAGGACCAACAAGTTTTGCCCGCTGTACTATCAGACCAATGCTCCGCCTTCGAACCCTGTTGCCAtgacagaggagcaggaggaagagctGGAAAAGACGGTTATCCACAACGACAATGAGGAGTTGATCAAGGTGGAGGGCACCAAGATCGTGCTGGGCAAACAGCTTATTGAGAG TGCTGATGAGGTGCGCAGGAAATCCTTAGTGCTGAAGTTCCCCAAACAGCAGCTCCCACCAAAGAAGAAGCGGCGTGTTGGCAACGCTGTGCATTGTGACTATCTTAAC AAACCACATAAGGCCATCCATCGCAGACGCACTGACCCAATGGTGACCTTGTCCTCGGTGCTAGAGAGCATCATCAATGATATGCGTGATCACCCCAAC ACTTACCCGTTCCACACACCAGTAAATGCCAAGGTCGTGAAAGACTACTATAAGATCATCACTCGGCCGATGGACCTGCAGACGCTGAGGGAGAATGTGCGCAAACGCATGTACCCATCGAGGGAGGAGTTTCGAGAAGCAGTGGAAGTGATAGTCAaaaacagcgccacctacaaTG GAGCAAAGCATCCAATAACTCAGGTAGCACAGTCCATGCTGGACCTGTGTGATAATAAGCTAAAAGAG AAGGAGGACAGGCTGGTGAGGCTGGAGAAAGCCATCAACCCCCTGCTGGACGATGACGATCAAGTGGCTTTCTCATTCATCCTGGACAACATCGTGACCCAGAAAATGATGGTGGTTCTCGAT TCATGGCCGTTCCACCATCCTGTCAACAAAAAGTTTGTGCCTGATTATTATAAGGTGATCATAAACCCCATGGATCTGGAGACCCTCCGTAAG AACATTTCCAAGCACAAATACCAGAACCGTGAAACCTTCCTTTCAGATGTCGGACTCGTCCATGCCAACAGCATTAAGTATAATG GCCCAGACAGTCCGTACACCAAGACTGCGTTGGAGATCGTCAACGTATGTAAGCAGACATTGGCGGAG TATGACGAACATTTGACCCAGCTGGAGAAGGACATTTCGACTGCTAAGGAAGCAGCTCTGGATGCTGCAGACTTTGAGAGTCTGGACCCAATGACCCCGGGGCCGTACACACCGCAG GGGCGTCACATGAGAAGACCTGGGGAGGAAGAATCTGATGTGGACATTGAAGGCtttgaggaggaagatgacGGCAAACCAAAGACTCCGGCTCCT GCAGAAGACGCAGAGGGAGATCTGGAGGACGAAGACGACGAAGAGGATATGCTGCTGCCACCTCGTAGGCGGTTGCACGACCACgatgacgaagaggaggaggaggatgaaggagagGATGGCAGGTCTAACCGCCCCGCGCAAGCCAGCGTGCTCTACCAGGACCTCCTCATGTCTGACGGCGAGGATGACGCCAGTGAAGAGGAGGGCGATAACCCATTCTCCT CCATTCATCTGTCAGAGAGCGGCAGTGACTCTGACAGAGAGATGGATGTGCGACCTCCACCTCCACGGCGAGCTCAGGAAACGGCCCGCATGGGTATGGAGCAGGACGAGAGCATGATGTCATACGATGGGGACGGCGGTCCTCACATGGAAGACAGCAACGTCAGGTACAAGCACTTTATTCACACGGGTTATCAATCAGTTTCTTAA